The DNA region GGCCAGGCACCAGCTTCGATTCCATCGTACGGAAATTGATCTCTTCCAACGGAATCCCGCCGGCTGTCACTTCGGCAAAGTTCCAACCCCGATCGCGCGCGACGGGAAAACGAAACCGGGTGAGAGCCGTCACGAGCCGATCGCGAAGCGCGCGCGGCACCTGCGCGCAGGCCTGTTGCGGATCACTCCCGACGTGACGACACACAGCCTCGGCATAGCGCTCCGGGACGAGTTCCGAGAGCACCTTCAGCAAGGATCGGCGAGGATTCTGGGCGGCCTGCGCAAGAAACCATTCCCGCGCCTGATCCGCATTCCGGCCGGGCAGAAAGTTTCCGTAAATTTCCGCCGTCTCACCCCGCGCTCTGGCCAGACACCACAATCGACTGGCATCCATCACGACCGGCCCGCTGATCCCGAAATGCGTCCAGAGCAGACTCCCTATCCGCCGATCAACCGGCCGCCCCTCTACCAGCGTCTGAATCTCCACCTCTTGTGACAGGCCTGAGAGTGCCGCATGAAAACAGCATTCGTCCAGCATCAGGGCCACCAATGCCGGAACGGTTGGTGTGACGTGATGGCCGAAATGCCGCGCCAGTCCGTACCCTGCCCCGTCGCTCCCCGTGCGCGGCAACGACTGCCCGCCGGTGGCCAGGATCACGCGACGCGCGAGCGTCATGCCATGCTGATGACGAATCACAAACCGGGGCAATGCT from Nitrospira sp. includes:
- a CDS encoding NAD(P)/FAD-dependent oxidoreductase; its protein translation is MVDICVIGAGAAGLAAGIFAAEHHSPVSVELLDGATSIGAKILVSGGGRCNVTHDVVTPEDFFGTRHLVRNVLAAFPVQDTVAWFASLGVELKREETGKLFPVTDKARTVLDALTARSRELGVVLRPGHRVGSLEHGNESEQAGAEALPRFVIRHQHGMTLARRVILATGGQSLPRTGSDGAGYGLARHFGHHVTPTVPALVALMLDECCFHAALSGLSQEVEIQTLVEGRPVDRRIGSLLWTHFGISGPVVMDASRLWCLARARGETAEIYGNFLPGRNADQAREWFLAQAAQNPRRSLLKVLSELVPERYAEAVCRHVGSDPQQACAQVPRALRDRLVTALTRFRFPVARDRGWNFAEVTAGGIPLEEINFRTMESKLVPGLYLVGEVLDCDGRIGGFNFQWAWATGRVAGRAAAASLNAGCER